One segment of Salvelinus alpinus chromosome 1, SLU_Salpinus.1, whole genome shotgun sequence DNA contains the following:
- the LOC139567621 gene encoding proteoglycan 4-like: MPFPANCWSQARADGGASTALTALQPNSPTAHSPTALQPNSPHSPTALQPVSPTALQPTAQQPYSPTALTAQQPYSLTAQQPYNHTSLQPYSPHSPTALQPDSPTALQPYSPTALQPTAQQPYSPTALTAQQPYSLTAQQPNSPTAQQPYSLTALTALQPSQPYSPTALTALQPYSLSPHSSTALQPDSPTAQQPSQPNSPTAQQPYSPTALQPYSPTALTAQQPYSPTALQPDSPTALQPYSPTALQPTAQQPYSPTALTAQQPYSLTALQPDSPTTQQPYSPTAQQPNSPTAQQPSQPDSPTALQPYIPTALQPSQPNSPTPSQPYSPTVLHPDSPHSPTALTALQPYSLTVLHPDSPHSPTALTALQPYSLSPHSSTALQPDSPTAQQPSQPNSPTAQQPYSPQPNSPTAQQPYSPQPNSPTAQQPSQPNSPTALQPNSPTTIHPYSPTALTALQPYSPTALQPNSPTALQPNSPTA, translated from the exons ATGCCTTTCCCTGCTAACTGCTGGTCCCAGGCCAGGGCTGATGGAGGGGC CTCTACAGCCCTCACAGCCCTACAGCCCAACAGCCCTACAGCCCACAGCCCAACAGCCCTACAGCCCAACAGCCCTCACAGCCCAACAGCCCTACAGCCTGTCAGCCCAACAGCCCTACAGCCCACAGCCCAACAGCCCTACAGCCCAACAGCCCTCACAGCCCAACAGCCCTACAGCCTGACAGCCCAACAGCCCTACAACCATAcatccctacagccctacagccctCACAGCCCAACAGCCCTACAGCCTGACAGCCCAacagccctacagccctacagcccaACAGCCCTACAGCCCACAGCCCAACAGCCCTACAGCCCAACAGCCCTCACAGCCCAACAGCCCTACAGCCTGACAGCCCAACAGCCCAACAGCCCTACAGCCCAACAGCCCTACAGCCTGACAGCCCTCACAGCCCTACAGCCCTCACAGCCCTACAGCCCAACAGCCCTCACAGCTCTACAGCCCTACAGCCTGAGCCCTCACAGCTCTACAGCCCTACAACCTGACAGCCCTACAGCCCAACAGCCCTCACAGCCCAACAGCCCTACAGCCCAacagccctacagccctacagccctacagccctacagcccaACAGCCCTCACAGCCCAACAGCCCTACAGCCCAACAGCCCTACAGCCTGACAGCCCAacagccctacagccctacagcccaACAGCCCTACAGCCCACAGCCCAACAGCCCTACAGCCCAACAGCCCTCACAGCCCAACAGCCCTACAGCCTGACAGCCCTACAGCCTGACAGCCCAACAACCCAacagccctacagccctacagcccaACAGCCCAACAGCCCTACAGCCCAACAGCCCTCACAGCCTGACAGCCCAACAGCCCTACAACCATAcatccctacagccctacagccctCACAGCCCAACAGCCCTACA CCCTCACAGCCCTACAGCCCAACAGTCCTACATCCTGACAGCCCTCACAGTCCTACAGCCCTCACAGCTCTACAGCCCTACAGCCTGACAGTCCTACATCCTGACAGCCCTCACAGCCCTACAGCCCTCACAGCTCTACAGCCCTACAGCCTGAGCCCTCACAGCTCTACAGCCCTACAACCTGACAGCCCTACAGCCCAACAGCCCTCACAGCCCAACAGCCCTACAGCCCAACAGCCCTACAGCCCACAGCCCAACAGCCCTACAGCCCAACAGCCCTACAGCCCACAGCCCAACAGCCCTACAGCCCAACAGCCCTCACAGCCCAacagccctacagccctacagcccaACAGCCCTACAACCATAcatccctacagccctacagccctcacagccctacagccctacagcccaACAGCCCTACAGCCCAacagccctacagccctacagcccaACAGCCCTACAGCCTGA